A single window of Nocardioides kongjuensis DNA harbors:
- a CDS encoding calcium-binding protein: MRKINAIGCTLAATLALGTAAPALAQDFVGTPRKDKITGTPADDRILSLAGKDKVWGGDGNDRIEGAAGNDRLLGGNGNDTVWGGSGNDRLFGEAGRDYLYGEVGNDRIDTGDGVGVGWGGPGNDRLRAGNGDASVPDQDRPGYVGASLLGDAGKDRIVGGGTNDELFGGADGDRLNGSLGNDVVAGGGDDDRAKGGAGDDVVDGQDGDDKVKGGAGSDLVIGGPGRDKVLGGAGDDTLRDGVSYDPGHSYGTSFSGSGVVTSEGDVFKGGAGNDTFGSQEPGGLLTGQLKALGGAGDDTLWLGDLDAHAAVRAGAGNDTIYVKNPVKGLRISCGAGADAVYFNVKAKKVRTKGCESVLYGKDAFHFDPAGVIQVWWRAMLG, from the coding sequence ATGAGGAAGATCAATGCCATCGGGTGCACCCTCGCGGCCACCCTGGCTCTCGGCACGGCGGCGCCGGCCCTCGCGCAGGACTTCGTCGGCACGCCGAGGAAGGACAAGATCACCGGGACCCCGGCTGACGACCGGATCCTGAGCCTGGCCGGCAAGGACAAGGTCTGGGGCGGTGACGGCAACGACCGCATCGAGGGAGCGGCCGGGAACGACCGACTCCTCGGCGGCAACGGCAACGACACCGTCTGGGGCGGCTCCGGCAACGACCGGCTCTTCGGCGAGGCGGGGCGTGACTACCTGTACGGCGAGGTCGGCAACGACCGGATCGACACCGGCGACGGCGTGGGCGTCGGGTGGGGTGGACCGGGCAACGACCGGCTCCGCGCCGGCAACGGCGACGCGAGCGTGCCGGACCAGGACCGGCCGGGCTACGTCGGCGCCAGCCTGCTCGGTGACGCCGGCAAGGACCGGATCGTCGGCGGGGGCACGAACGACGAGCTGTTCGGTGGAGCCGACGGTGACCGGCTCAACGGCAGTCTCGGCAACGACGTCGTCGCTGGCGGTGGCGACGACGACAGGGCCAAGGGCGGTGCCGGCGACGACGTGGTCGACGGCCAGGACGGGGACGACAAGGTGAAGGGTGGCGCCGGCAGCGACCTGGTGATCGGCGGCCCCGGTCGCGACAAGGTGCTCGGCGGTGCCGGCGACGACACGCTGCGCGACGGCGTCTCCTACGACCCCGGCCACAGCTACGGCACGTCGTTCTCCGGTTCCGGCGTGGTGACCAGTGAGGGCGACGTCTTCAAGGGCGGCGCCGGGAACGACACCTTCGGCAGCCAGGAGCCCGGTGGACTGCTGACCGGGCAGCTGAAGGCGCTGGGCGGCGCGGGCGACGACACGCTCTGGCTGGGCGACCTCGACGCCCACGCGGCGGTGAGGGCCGGGGCCGGCAACGACACCATCTACGTCAAGAACCCGGTCAAGGGACTGCGGATCAGCTGCGGGGCGGGCGCCGACGCCGTCTACTTCAACGTCAAGGCGAAGAAGGTCAGGACCAAGGGCTGCGAGAGCGTGCTCTACGGCAAGGACGCGTTCCACTTCGACCCCGCCGGGGTCATCCAGGTGTGGTGGCGCGCGATGCTCGGCTGA
- the hsaA gene encoding 3-hydroxy-9,10-secoandrosta-1,3,5(10)-triene-9,17-dione monooxygenase oxygenase subunit: MNQDFAPEVTAVLDGVRDLLPTIRERAEEGERLRVIPDASIKELEETGFFRLLQPKRYGGLEADPVAFYTAVRDIAAADGATGWVSSVVGVHPWQVALFADEAQQAVWGDDQRVRLSSSYAPTGKAVITEGGFKLSGKWSFSSGSDHCTWVLLGGLVFNEEGQVVDFRTFMVPREKYQVVDVWNVVGLRGTGSNDIVVEETFIPEAFTLSMGETGACRGPGQEVNTSDLYKLPFHSIFTSTIATPIIGMAKGAYAEHVEMQQKRVRAAYLGEKASLDPFAAVRIARASSEIDAAWALLISNIREEQAHVARGEQIPLELRLRVRRDQVLGTARSIEAIDALFEASGGRALAEGTYLQRAWRDSHAGRVHAANDPERALQMYGAQQFGHKVDPGMY, encoded by the coding sequence ATGAACCAGGACTTCGCCCCCGAGGTGACCGCCGTCCTCGACGGCGTGCGTGACCTCCTCCCGACCATCCGTGAGCGGGCCGAGGAGGGCGAGCGCCTGCGCGTCATCCCGGACGCATCGATCAAGGAGCTCGAGGAGACCGGCTTCTTCCGGCTGCTCCAGCCGAAGCGGTACGGCGGCCTGGAGGCCGACCCGGTCGCCTTCTACACCGCCGTGCGCGACATCGCCGCCGCCGACGGCGCCACCGGCTGGGTCTCCAGCGTGGTCGGCGTGCACCCCTGGCAGGTCGCCCTGTTCGCCGACGAGGCGCAGCAGGCCGTGTGGGGTGACGACCAGCGCGTTCGGCTGTCCTCGTCCTACGCCCCGACCGGCAAGGCCGTCATCACCGAGGGGGGCTTCAAGCTCTCCGGCAAGTGGAGCTTCTCCTCCGGCTCCGACCACTGCACCTGGGTGCTGCTCGGCGGCCTCGTGTTCAACGAGGAGGGGCAGGTCGTCGACTTCCGCACGTTCATGGTCCCGCGGGAGAAGTACCAGGTCGTCGACGTGTGGAACGTCGTGGGCCTGCGCGGCACCGGCTCCAACGACATCGTCGTGGAGGAGACCTTCATCCCCGAGGCGTTCACGCTGTCGATGGGGGAGACCGGCGCCTGCCGCGGACCGGGCCAGGAGGTCAACACCAGCGACCTCTACAAGCTGCCGTTCCACTCGATCTTCACCAGCACCATCGCCACCCCGATCATCGGCATGGCCAAGGGCGCGTACGCCGAGCACGTCGAGATGCAGCAGAAGCGGGTGCGTGCGGCGTACCTCGGCGAGAAGGCGTCCCTCGACCCGTTCGCCGCGGTCCGCATCGCCCGCGCCTCCTCGGAGATCGACGCCGCCTGGGCGCTGCTCATCAGCAACATCCGCGAGGAGCAGGCCCACGTCGCCAGGGGCGAGCAGATCCCGCTCGAGCTGCGGCTGCGGGTGCGGCGCGACCAGGTGCTCGGCACCGCCCGCTCCATCGAGGCGATCGACGCGCTGTTCGAGGCGTCCGGTGGCCGGGCGCTCGCGGAGGGCACCTACCTCCAGCGGGCCTGGCGCGACTCCCACGCCGGGCGCGTGCACGCCGCCAACGACCCCGAGCGCGCGCTGCAGATGTACGGCGCCCAGCAGTTCGGTCACAAGGTCGACCCGGGGATGTACTGA
- a CDS encoding calcium-binding protein translates to MRKINAVGCALVATLAVGATAPAFAQDFVGTPRKNRIVGTPGNDQVLGLGGKDRLYGGDGNDRIEGGAGNDRIHGGNGDDYPLLGGDGKDRIFGEAGADEILGGAGNDRIDTGDGADRAYGNEGDDRMRSGNGDPTRVITTGNNVPIGYEGATMSGESGNDRLIGGAGNDSLYGGEDDDRLKGRGSEDYLEGGGGDDRLLGGDGNDYLIDDDYETLGSGDDVLRGGAGNDGFEVYSGRDKAVGGAGDDDFFSFGAGEDDLFKGGAGNDRFGYSTQPLSGLFKAVGGGGDDTFYVGDLDRDAVVRPGAGNDKVYVKNPVKGMRITCGKGADTVYFNIRVKKVRTKGCESVVYGNDAFHYDPDGSVPLRHRPSRG, encoded by the coding sequence ATGAGGAAGATCAACGCGGTCGGGTGCGCCCTCGTGGCCACCCTGGCGGTCGGAGCGACCGCGCCGGCGTTCGCGCAGGACTTCGTCGGTACGCCGAGGAAGAACAGGATCGTCGGTACGCCCGGCAACGACCAGGTCCTCGGTCTCGGGGGCAAGGACAGGCTCTACGGCGGCGACGGCAACGACCGGATCGAGGGTGGCGCCGGCAACGACCGGATCCACGGTGGCAACGGCGACGACTACCCGCTGCTGGGCGGTGACGGCAAGGACCGGATCTTCGGCGAGGCCGGTGCCGACGAGATCCTCGGCGGAGCGGGCAACGACCGCATCGACACGGGCGACGGTGCCGACCGGGCCTACGGCAACGAGGGCGACGACCGGATGCGGTCGGGCAACGGCGACCCCACCCGCGTGATCACGACGGGCAACAACGTTCCGATCGGGTACGAGGGGGCGACCATGTCGGGCGAGTCGGGCAACGACCGGCTCATCGGCGGCGCCGGCAACGACTCGCTCTACGGTGGCGAGGACGACGACCGTCTCAAGGGGCGCGGCAGCGAGGACTACCTCGAAGGTGGTGGCGGCGACGACCGGCTCCTCGGCGGCGACGGCAACGACTACCTGATCGACGACGACTACGAGACCCTCGGGAGCGGTGACGACGTCCTCAGGGGCGGCGCCGGGAACGACGGCTTCGAGGTCTACTCCGGTCGCGACAAGGCTGTCGGTGGAGCCGGCGACGACGACTTCTTCAGCTTCGGCGCGGGTGAGGACGATCTGTTCAAGGGTGGGGCCGGCAACGACCGGTTCGGCTACAGCACCCAGCCGCTCAGTGGCCTGTTCAAGGCGGTCGGCGGCGGGGGCGACGACACCTTCTACGTCGGCGACCTCGACCGCGACGCCGTGGTCAGGCCGGGCGCGGGCAACGACAAGGTCTACGTCAAGAACCCGGTCAAGGGCATGCGGATCACCTGCGGCAAGGGTGCCGACACCGTCTACTTCAACATCAGGGTCAAGAAGGTGCGGACCAAGGGCTGCGAGAGCGTCGTCTACGGCAACGACGCCTTCCACTACGACCCCGACGGTTCCGTCCCGCTGCGCCACCGTCCCTCGCGCGGCTGA